In Phaeobacter piscinae, one genomic interval encodes:
- a CDS encoding substrate-binding domain-containing protein, whose translation MSFVKLTASALAISAVSATAAAARDQVQVAGSSTVLPYASIVAEAFGENFDFPTPVVESGGSSAGLKRFCEGVGENTIDVANASRRIKEKEIKACAENGVTDIIEVQIGYDGIVFANDIKGNAFEYTPTDWFLALSDEILVDGKMVANPNKTWADVNSAFPAQDIQAFIPGTKHGTREVFEDKVILAGCEATGAFEHLLEHAEGDSDKAKKKAAEKACISLRTDGKSVDIDGDYTETLARIESNKDGIGVFGLAFYENNTDKLQVATMSGVVPTTESIAEGEYPVSRPLFFYVKKAHIGVIPGLKEYAEFFVADEVAGPDGPLAEYGLVADPELSKTQAVVSEEEVIGGNS comes from the coding sequence ATGTCCTTTGTGAAACTCACCGCTTCCGCCCTGGCCATTTCGGCTGTTTCTGCCACTGCTGCGGCAGCGCGCGATCAGGTTCAGGTGGCCGGTTCTTCGACCGTTCTGCCCTATGCCTCCATCGTGGCCGAAGCCTTTGGCGAGAACTTCGACTTCCCGACACCGGTCGTTGAATCCGGTGGGTCCTCTGCCGGTCTGAAGCGGTTCTGCGAAGGTGTGGGTGAAAACACCATCGACGTTGCCAACGCCTCGCGCCGTATCAAGGAAAAAGAAATCAAGGCCTGCGCCGAAAACGGCGTGACTGACATCATCGAAGTCCAGATCGGCTATGATGGCATCGTGTTTGCCAATGACATCAAGGGCAACGCCTTTGAATACACGCCCACCGACTGGTTCCTGGCCCTGTCCGACGAAATCCTGGTTGATGGCAAAATGGTTGCCAACCCCAACAAGACCTGGGCCGATGTGAACAGCGCTTTCCCGGCGCAGGACATTCAGGCCTTCATTCCCGGCACCAAGCACGGCACCCGCGAAGTGTTCGAAGACAAGGTGATCCTGGCAGGCTGCGAAGCCACCGGCGCATTTGAGCACCTGCTGGAACACGCGGAAGGCGACAGCGACAAAGCCAAGAAGAAAGCTGCAGAGAAAGCCTGTATTTCCCTGCGCACTGACGGCAAATCGGTCGATATCGACGGCGATTATACCGAAACTCTCGCCCGCATCGAGAGCAACAAGGACGGCATCGGCGTCTTTGGTCTGGCGTTCTATGAGAACAACACCGATAAGCTGCAGGTTGCCACCATGTCCGGCGTTGTGCCCACCACCGAAAGCATCGCCGAAGGTGAATACCCGGTATCGCGCCCGCTGTTCTTCTACGTGAAGAAAGCCCACATCGGCGTGATCCCTGGCCTCAAAGAATATGCTGAATTCTTCGTCGCAGACGAAGTGGCCGGCCCCGATGGCCCGCTGGCAGAATACGGTCTGGTTGCCGATCCCGAATTGTCCAAGACCCAGGCTGTGGTCTCCGAAGAAGAGGTCATCGGCGGCAATTCCTGA
- the phoU gene encoding phosphate signaling complex protein PhoU: MVEQHIASAFDRDLEAIQAQIMKMGGLVEAAIMDAARALETRDEELAQQVRQGDKAIDGLEELINEEAARVIAIRAPAAVDLRLVLSVMKISGNLERIGDYAKNIAKRTAVLAQGPNVSESAAAMRRMAREVELMLKDALDSYIQRDVELAQDVIARDCDVDQMYNALFREFLTFMMEDPRNITPCMHLHFIAKNVERMGDHVTSIAEQVVYLVTGDKPEDDRQKADTTSSVPQEV, from the coding sequence ATGGTAGAACAACATATTGCATCCGCATTTGACCGCGACCTCGAAGCCATTCAGGCGCAGATTATGAAAATGGGCGGCCTCGTCGAGGCTGCCATCATGGACGCCGCCCGCGCGCTGGAAACCCGCGATGAGGAACTGGCCCAGCAGGTGCGTCAGGGCGACAAGGCCATCGACGGTCTGGAAGAGCTGATCAACGAAGAGGCCGCCCGCGTCATCGCCATCCGTGCGCCCGCCGCTGTTGACCTGCGGCTGGTTCTGTCGGTGATGAAAATCTCCGGCAATCTGGAACGCATCGGCGACTATGCCAAGAACATCGCCAAACGGACGGCTGTTCTGGCGCAGGGGCCGAATGTCTCCGAAAGTGCTGCCGCCATGCGCCGGATGGCGCGCGAGGTCGAACTGATGCTGAAGGACGCGCTGGATTCCTACATCCAGCGCGATGTGGAACTGGCGCAGGATGTGATCGCCCGCGACTGTGATGTCGATCAGATGTACAATGCGCTGTTTCGCGAATTCCTCACCTTCATGATGGAAGATCCGCGCAATATCACCCCCTGCATGCACCTGCATTTCATCGCCAAGAACGTCGAACGCATGGGCGATCATGTCACCTCCATCGCGGAGCAGGTGGTCTATCTGGTGACTGGCGACAAACCGGAAGATGACCGGCAGAAGGCCGACACCACATCGTCCGTGCCGCAGGAGGTCTGA
- a CDS encoding trans-sulfuration enzyme family protein, producing MRPDPLPFSASHPVVTPLSPSVVYASDTPDALDDQYEGRVHGYTYSREGHPNADVVAKRLDAMEGMPGGVVTGSGMAAVSAVLLGLLKTGDHVIGGNQLYGRSMRLMAEDLPRLGIATTLADPGDVAAVVAAIRPETKMILVEAVSNPTLAVADIDGLAQLCKDRDILLVVDNTFTTPRGFRPFDHGADIVIHSITKLLAGHSDVMLGYVVAKDPEINTRLSVYVVTTGMTPSPFDCWLAERGMLSFELRFERAQATAVTLADHLAGLPGVKRVIYPTRKDHPDHERAMALLDGKGCNMVSFELEGGRAAANAFTRGADGLNFAPTLGDVGTTLSHPASSSHRALSAEDRAKLGLSEGFFRVSVGLEDPDTLCAVFSEAVAAATS from the coding sequence ATGCGGCCAGATCCCTTGCCCTTCAGCGCGAGCCATCCGGTGGTGACCCCGCTTAGTCCGTCCGTGGTCTATGCCAGCGACACGCCAGATGCGCTGGATGATCAATATGAGGGGCGGGTGCACGGCTATACCTATTCACGTGAGGGGCATCCAAACGCCGATGTGGTCGCCAAACGGCTCGATGCGATGGAAGGCATGCCCGGCGGGGTTGTGACCGGTTCCGGTATGGCGGCGGTTTCGGCTGTGCTGCTGGGCCTGCTGAAAACCGGCGATCACGTGATTGGCGGCAATCAGCTTTATGGGCGCTCCATGCGCCTCATGGCGGAGGATCTGCCGCGTCTGGGCATTGCAACAACGCTGGCCGATCCCGGCGATGTGGCCGCGGTTGTGGCTGCGATCCGCCCCGAAACCAAAATGATCCTGGTTGAGGCCGTCTCAAACCCGACGCTGGCCGTGGCTGATATCGACGGGCTGGCACAGCTCTGCAAGGATCGCGATATCCTTTTGGTGGTCGACAACACCTTCACCACCCCACGGGGCTTTCGTCCCTTTGATCATGGCGCGGATATCGTAATCCATTCCATTACCAAGCTCTTGGCCGGGCATTCCGATGTGATGCTGGGCTATGTCGTGGCCAAGGATCCTGAGATCAACACCCGTCTCAGCGTCTATGTGGTCACCACCGGCATGACGCCCAGCCCGTTTGACTGCTGGCTTGCAGAACGCGGCATGCTGTCGTTTGAACTGCGGTTTGAGCGCGCACAGGCCACCGCGGTGACGCTGGCGGATCATCTGGCCGGGCTACCGGGGGTGAAGCGGGTGATATACCCGACCCGCAAGGACCATCCCGACCACGAGCGCGCAATGGCGCTGCTGGATGGGAAGGGATGCAATATGGTCAGCTTTGAGCTGGAAGGCGGACGCGCTGCGGCCAATGCCTTTACCCGTGGGGCAGATGGGCTCAACTTTGCCCCGACGCTGGGGGACGTGGGCACCACGCTGTCGCATCCCGCCTCCTCCTCGCACCGCGCCCTCAGCGCAGAAGATCGTGCCAAACTGGGGCTGAGTGAAGGATTCTTCCGCGTTTCGGTCGGGCTTGAGGATCCGGACACACTCTGCGCTGTCTTCAGCGAAGCGGTCGCGGCTGCCACGTCATAG
- a CDS encoding YicC/YloC family endoribonuclease — MTIHSMTGFAAGQGSTGAHSWSCELRSVNAKGLDLRLRIPDWLDGLEANLRGQLSKALSRGNVSMTLRINRSKEAAVALQINQAALATLLTAVGEVERQAAAAGITLAQTSATDLLTQRGVLEQASGSDEPAPIVAALSTDFAAILSDFVNMRATEGAALKAVLMDQLDQIATLREEAARRADARKAEVASTLRSNLARVLENSDGVDETRLAQELALLAVKTDVTEELDRLTAHVAAARELLAKGGAVGRKLDFLMQEFNREANTLCAKAQNSDLTAVGLELKAVIDQMREQVQNIE; from the coding sequence ATGACCATCCATTCAATGACGGGCTTTGCCGCAGGGCAGGGTAGCACCGGGGCGCATAGCTGGTCGTGCGAATTGCGCTCGGTGAATGCCAAAGGGCTGGACCTTCGCTTGCGCATCCCCGACTGGCTGGACGGGCTTGAAGCCAACCTGCGCGGGCAATTGAGCAAGGCGCTGTCGCGCGGCAATGTCTCTATGACACTGCGGATCAACCGCAGCAAGGAGGCTGCCGTCGCCCTTCAGATCAACCAAGCGGCCCTGGCAACGCTGCTGACAGCGGTTGGTGAGGTGGAGCGGCAGGCTGCTGCTGCGGGGATCACATTGGCGCAGACCTCTGCCACGGATCTTCTGACGCAACGAGGCGTGCTGGAGCAGGCCAGCGGCAGCGACGAGCCCGCGCCCATCGTGGCGGCGCTCAGCACCGATTTTGCCGCAATCCTGTCCGACTTCGTTAACATGCGCGCCACTGAGGGCGCCGCGCTGAAAGCTGTCCTGATGGACCAACTAGATCAGATTGCCACCCTGCGCGAAGAGGCCGCACGCCGCGCTGACGCCCGCAAAGCCGAGGTTGCGTCAACTCTGCGCAGCAATCTGGCGCGGGTGCTGGAGAACAGTGACGGCGTCGACGAAACCCGGCTGGCACAAGAGTTGGCCCTGCTGGCGGTCAAAACGGATGTCACCGAGGAGCTGGACCGGCTGACGGCCCATGTGGCGGCTGCGCGGGAACTGCTGGCCAAAGGCGGCGCCGTCGGGCGCAAGCTGGATTTCCTGATGCAGGAATTCAACCGAGAGGCAAATACGCTCTGCGCGAAGGCGCAAAACAGCGACCTGACAGCGGTCGGGCTTGAGCTAAAAGCGGTGATCGACCAGATGCGCGAGCAGGTTCAGAACATCGAATAG
- the pstC gene encoding phosphate ABC transporter permease subunit PstC — MPTVWLVIALLALSGLGFVLGRNRALASAGGNAKALHSLPAYYGHNVAFSALVPALAVLAIWSLAQPMVIENRVSAMIPAELVPENSTLGLVMSDVRRLAEGLDLAVEQGVLSPTDARNLDSGETDIRARLGEIGVALGSDVRPEVLTAAQSYRSLANKGQIIMSVIVGLLAMVGFAWAYGRTHKDFRARNVVEQGIMALLILAASLAILTTVGIVFSMLFESINFFGLHAWSDFFFGTTWAPNFRGDSDLSILPLLWGTLYISAIALLVAVPVGLFAAIYLSEYASGTTRAFAKPLLEILAGIPTIVYGLFALLTVGPLLVKFFGQGEDGILGVEWMSGATSVLTAGLVMGIMLIPFVSSLSDDIINAVPQAMRDGSLGLGATKSETIRQVVMPAALPGIVGAVLLAASRAIGETMIVVMGAGAIAKFSLNPLESMTTITTRIVSQLTGDTDFASPETLVAFALGLTLFVLTLGLNVLALYIVRKYREQYD, encoded by the coding sequence ATGCCGACAGTTTGGCTCGTGATTGCCCTTCTTGCCCTTTCCGGGCTGGGCTTTGTGCTGGGGCGCAACCGCGCGCTTGCCTCGGCAGGAGGGAACGCAAAGGCGTTGCACTCGCTGCCCGCTTACTACGGTCATAACGTGGCCTTCAGTGCGTTGGTGCCGGCATTGGCGGTGCTCGCCATCTGGTCGCTGGCCCAGCCAATGGTCATTGAAAACCGGGTCTCCGCTATGATCCCGGCAGAGCTGGTGCCGGAGAACTCCACGCTTGGCCTTGTGATGAGCGACGTGCGCCGTCTCGCCGAGGGGCTGGATCTGGCGGTAGAGCAGGGGGTTCTATCCCCAACCGACGCCCGCAACCTCGACAGTGGTGAGACCGATATCCGTGCCCGTCTGGGCGAGATTGGCGTTGCGCTTGGCTCCGATGTGCGCCCGGAGGTGCTGACTGCGGCGCAGAGTTACCGCAGCCTTGCCAACAAGGGCCAGATCATCATGTCGGTGATCGTCGGCCTCTTGGCGATGGTTGGCTTTGCCTGGGCCTATGGGCGCACGCATAAGGATTTTCGCGCCCGCAATGTGGTGGAACAGGGGATCATGGCGCTGCTCATTCTTGCAGCCAGCCTTGCCATTCTGACCACCGTTGGCATCGTGTTCTCAATGCTGTTTGAAAGCATCAACTTCTTTGGGCTGCATGCCTGGAGCGATTTCTTCTTTGGCACCACATGGGCGCCGAACTTCCGCGGGGACAGTGACCTGTCGATCCTGCCGCTGCTGTGGGGAACGCTATATATCTCGGCGATTGCGCTGCTGGTCGCGGTGCCTGTCGGGCTTTTTGCCGCGATCTATCTCTCTGAATACGCCAGCGGCACAACCCGCGCCTTTGCCAAACCGCTGCTGGAGATCCTCGCCGGCATTCCGACCATCGTCTACGGCCTCTTTGCGCTGCTGACGGTTGGTCCGCTGCTGGTGAAATTCTTCGGTCAGGGTGAAGACGGCATTCTGGGGGTCGAATGGATGAGCGGGGCCACCTCGGTTCTGACCGCTGGTCTGGTGATGGGCATTATGCTGATCCCCTTTGTGTCGTCGCTGTCCGATGACATCATCAACGCCGTACCGCAGGCCATGCGCGATGGCTCGCTTGGGCTGGGGGCGACCAAATCCGAAACCATCCGTCAGGTGGTGATGCCCGCAGCGCTTCCCGGCATCGTGGGCGCTGTGCTGCTGGCGGCGTCACGCGCCATTGGTGAGACGATGATTGTTGTTATGGGCGCCGGGGCGATTGCCAAATTCTCACTCAACCCGCTGGAATCGATGACCACAATCACCACACGGATCGTCAGCCAGCTGACGGGCGACACCGACTTTGCCAGCCCCGAGACGCTGGTCGCCTTTGCCCTTGGTCTGACGCTGTTTGTCCTGACCCTCGGGCTTAATGTTCTGGCGCTTTATATCGTGCGCAAATACCGGGAGCAGTACGACTAA
- the pstA gene encoding phosphate ABC transporter permease PstA, translating to MTDISQNTPGPEGSHAGSLLQQSDRTRKRNAAERRFRGYGIAAITVGLLMLAVLVFTIVSRGTGAFQQTFITLDVELLESKLDKSGARDLDAIKKVTTFGYAPLIKNAVQAKVAELGIETDLKAKAMAGILSKNAAAQLRAYVLENPDQIGETVTFRFLASSRVDGYLKGRVSRDSIVNDKSISPAQLDLVDALVTAGVAAKTFNLDFITGADASDARPEAAGMGVSMMGSLFMMLVVLALALPIGVAASIYLEEFAPKNWLTDVIEVNISNLAAVPSIVFGILGLAVFINYMHLPMSAPLVGGLVLTLMTLPTVIISTRASLKSVPPSIRDAALGVGASRMQAVFHHVLPLAAPGILTGTIIGLAQALGETAPLLLIGMVGFIASNAPETLADGLLAPNSAMPAQIYEWAKRADPAFYERAWGGIIILLIFLVTMNTVAVILRRRFERRW from the coding sequence ATGACCGATATCAGCCAAAACACCCCGGGACCCGAAGGCAGCCACGCAGGCTCGCTGCTGCAGCAATCGGACCGCACCCGCAAGCGCAACGCCGCCGAGCGCCGGTTTCGTGGTTACGGTATTGCCGCCATCACGGTTGGCCTGCTGATGCTTGCGGTGCTGGTCTTCACCATTGTGAGCCGGGGCACAGGTGCGTTTCAGCAGACCTTCATCACGCTGGACGTGGAACTGCTGGAAAGCAAACTGGACAAATCCGGTGCCCGCGATCTGGATGCGATCAAGAAGGTAACCACCTTCGGCTATGCGCCGCTGATCAAAAATGCGGTGCAGGCGAAGGTTGCGGAGCTGGGGATTGAGACGGACCTGAAGGCCAAGGCGATGGCGGGCATCCTGTCAAAAAACGCCGCCGCGCAGCTGCGGGCCTATGTGCTGGAAAACCCCGATCAGATTGGGGAGACGGTCACCTTCCGCTTCCTCGCCTCCAGCCGGGTGGACGGCTACCTGAAAGGCCGCGTCAGTCGCGACAGCATTGTCAACGACAAGAGCATCTCGCCCGCACAACTCGATCTGGTGGATGCACTGGTGACGGCAGGCGTCGCGGCCAAAACCTTCAATCTTGACTTCATCACCGGCGCCGACGCTTCTGATGCGCGTCCAGAAGCTGCCGGTATGGGCGTCTCCATGATGGGGTCGCTCTTCATGATGCTGGTCGTGCTGGCGCTGGCGCTGCCCATCGGTGTTGCCGCCTCTATCTATCTTGAAGAATTTGCTCCGAAAAACTGGCTCACTGATGTGATCGAAGTGAATATCTCCAACCTCGCTGCCGTGCCGTCGATTGTGTTTGGTATCCTAGGCCTTGCGGTGTTCATCAACTACATGCACCTGCCGATGTCGGCGCCGCTGGTGGGTGGTCTGGTGCTGACGCTGATGACCCTGCCGACAGTGATCATCTCCACCCGCGCCTCGCTCAAATCCGTGCCGCCGTCGATCCGGGATGCGGCGCTTGGGGTCGGAGCCTCGCGGATGCAGGCGGTGTTTCACCATGTGCTGCCGCTGGCCGCACCCGGCATCCTCACCGGCACCATTATCGGTCTGGCGCAGGCCCTGGGGGAGACTGCGCCGCTGTTGCTGATCGGCATGGTTGGCTTCATCGCCTCCAATGCGCCGGAAACCCTCGCTGATGGCCTGTTGGCCCCGAACTCAGCCATGCCCGCGCAGATCTACGAATGGGCGAAACGTGCTGATCCGGCATTTTACGAACGCGCCTGGGGCGGTATCATCATCCTGTTGATCTTCCTCGTCACCATGAACACAGTGGCCGTGATCCTGCGCCGCCGCTTTGAACGCCGCTGGTAA
- the gmk gene encoding guanylate kinase: MADRRGLLIILSSPSGAGKSTLAKRLRSWDPSIEFSVSATTRNPRPGETDGQDYHFITTDAFKTAVSEGNMLEHAHVFGNFYGSPKGPVKAAIDGGRDVLFDIDWQGAQQIRNSDLGQHTLSIFLLPPSIGELRRRLESRAQDDAATITRRMEKSWDEISHWGSYDHVLINDDLDATELQLKTIITATRLRRIQQPHLVDHVRGLQSEFEDLS, encoded by the coding sequence ATGGCAGATCGGCGCGGCCTGTTGATTATCCTTTCTTCGCCCTCTGGGGCCGGGAAATCCACATTGGCGAAACGGTTGCGGTCCTGGGATCCCAGCATCGAATTTTCCGTCTCTGCCACCACGCGCAACCCGCGCCCCGGCGAAACGGATGGGCAGGATTACCATTTCATCACCACCGACGCCTTCAAGACCGCCGTGAGCGAAGGCAATATGCTGGAGCACGCCCATGTCTTCGGCAATTTCTATGGCTCCCCCAAAGGGCCGGTGAAGGCGGCGATTGATGGCGGGCGTGATGTGCTGTTTGATATCGACTGGCAAGGCGCGCAGCAGATCCGCAACTCAGACCTGGGCCAGCACACGCTGTCAATTTTCCTGCTGCCACCTTCGATCGGAGAGTTGCGCCGCCGGCTAGAGAGCCGCGCCCAGGATGATGCCGCGACAATCACCCGTCGGATGGAGAAAAGCTGGGACGAAATCAGCCACTGGGGCAGCTATGATCACGTGCTGATCAATGATGATCTGGATGCCACCGAACTGCAGCTGAAGACCATTATCACCGCGACCCGTCTGCGCCGCATCCAGCAGCCGCATTTGGTGGATCACGTGCGCGGCCTGCAAAGCGAATTTGAGGATCTGTCATGA
- the pstB gene encoding phosphate ABC transporter ATP-binding protein PstB, with protein sequence MNLMTALDKDVQTQKTKIAAKNVNVYYGESHAIKDVNVEIEDNTVTAFIGPSGCGKSTFLRCLNRMNDTIDICRVTGDISIDGEDIYDSRVDPVQLRAKVGMVFQKPNPFPKSIYDNVAYGPRIHGLAANKAELDEIVEKSLRRGAIWDEVKDRLDAPGTGLSGGQQQRLCIARAVATEPEVLLMDEPCSALDPIATAQIEELIDELRSSYSVVIVTHSMQQAARVSQKTAFFHLGNLVEFGATGQIFTNPEDPRTESYITGRIG encoded by the coding sequence ATGAACCTGATGACTGCATTGGACAAAGACGTGCAAACACAGAAAACCAAAATTGCCGCTAAGAACGTGAATGTCTACTACGGCGAGTCCCACGCGATTAAAGACGTCAACGTCGAGATCGAGGACAACACCGTCACCGCCTTCATCGGCCCCTCGGGCTGCGGGAAATCAACCTTCCTGCGTTGTCTCAACCGGATGAATGACACCATTGATATCTGCCGGGTGACCGGGGATATTTCTATCGACGGTGAAGACATCTATGATAGCCGTGTCGATCCTGTGCAGCTGCGCGCAAAAGTGGGCATGGTGTTTCAGAAACCGAACCCGTTCCCCAAGTCGATCTATGACAATGTCGCCTATGGCCCGCGCATTCACGGACTGGCCGCCAATAAGGCGGAGCTGGATGAGATCGTCGAGAAATCCCTGCGCCGTGGCGCCATCTGGGATGAGGTGAAGGATCGGCTGGATGCACCCGGCACAGGCCTTTCCGGTGGCCAGCAACAGCGCCTGTGCATCGCCCGCGCCGTTGCGACCGAACCAGAAGTGCTGTTGATGGATGAGCCCTGTTCCGCACTTGACCCGATCGCGACGGCCCAGATCGAAGAACTGATCGACGAACTGCGCAGCAGCTATTCCGTGGTGATCGTCACCCACTCAATGCAGCAGGCCGCACGGGTGAGCCAGAAAACCGCCTTCTTCCACCTTGGCAATCTGGTTGAATTTGGTGCGACCGGCCAGATCTTCACCAACCCTGAGGATCCGCGCACCGAGAGCTACATCACCGGCCGTATCGGCTGA
- a CDS encoding gamma carbonic anhydrase family protein, which yields MTIYALGDKTPELHADTWVAPDANLIGLVVLEEGASVWFGSTIRADHEEIRIGRGSNVQENCVMHIDAGYPLTIGENCTIGHKVMLHGCTIGDNSLIGMGATVLNGAKIGKNCLIGAGALITENKEIPDNSLVMGAPGKIVRDVDEALVQSLRQSAEHYQENMRRFRDELTEV from the coding sequence ATGACGATTTATGCTCTGGGAGACAAAACCCCCGAACTCCACGCCGACACATGGGTTGCGCCGGATGCCAATCTGATCGGCCTTGTGGTGCTGGAGGAGGGGGCCTCGGTCTGGTTCGGCAGCACCATCCGCGCCGATCACGAGGAAATCCGCATCGGACGTGGTTCAAACGTGCAGGAAAACTGCGTCATGCATATTGATGCAGGCTATCCGCTGACCATTGGCGAGAATTGCACCATCGGCCACAAGGTCATGCTGCATGGCTGCACCATCGGCGACAACTCCCTGATCGGGATGGGGGCCACGGTGCTGAACGGGGCCAAGATCGGTAAGAATTGCCTGATCGGTGCGGGCGCCCTGATTACAGAGAATAAGGAAATCCCTGATAATTCTCTGGTTATGGGCGCACCCGGAAAAATCGTCCGTGATGTGGATGAGGCGCTGGTTCAATCCCTGCGCCAAAGCGCCGAGCACTACCAAGAAAACATGCGTCGTTTCCGCGACGAACTGACAGAGGTCTGA
- a CDS encoding sensor histidine kinase yields MTQDLIDGFMEAIPLPAVLVDQSERFIAANAAATTLLGNNLVGRHFATILRQPNVATAIERCLYERSAKTARHLSNDGAQDTTFEVALRYIPGIGAVNGGAALISLTDITDREQASQMRRDFVANVSHELRTPLTALMGFIETLRGPARDDGAARDRFLQIMQDEANRMNRLVGDLLSLNRVESEERVRPRAQLDLGAHLASTLKSLEPVAEAADVHLTLEIPEEPTLVTGDPDQLQQVFTNLVENAIKYGGDQVTLRLKTRDRDPAVRAAAVRVEVIDNGAGIDPVHLPRLTERFYRVDTHRSREQGGTGLGLAIVKHIINRHRGRMRVESSAATGTVFTVILPR; encoded by the coding sequence ATGACGCAGGATCTGATTGACGGTTTCATGGAGGCCATCCCCTTGCCAGCGGTGCTGGTCGATCAAAGCGAAAGGTTCATCGCCGCAAACGCGGCGGCGACCACCCTGCTGGGCAACAATCTGGTCGGGCGTCATTTCGCCACCATCCTGCGCCAGCCCAATGTGGCGACTGCGATTGAGCGCTGTCTTTATGAACGCAGCGCCAAAACCGCGCGCCACCTGTCCAACGACGGCGCGCAGGACACCACATTTGAGGTCGCCTTGCGCTATATTCCCGGCATCGGCGCGGTCAATGGTGGGGCGGCGCTGATCAGCCTCACGGATATCACAGACCGCGAGCAGGCCAGCCAGATGCGGCGCGATTTTGTCGCCAATGTCAGCCATGAGCTGCGCACGCCGCTGACAGCCCTCATGGGGTTCATCGAAACGCTGCGCGGCCCTGCGCGCGATGATGGCGCGGCGCGCGACAGGTTTCTGCAGATCATGCAGGATGAAGCCAACCGCATGAACCGCCTGGTCGGCGATCTCTTGTCGCTGAACCGGGTCGAGAGCGAAGAGCGTGTGCGCCCGCGCGCGCAGCTCGATCTGGGCGCACATCTGGCCTCAACGCTGAAGTCGCTGGAACCGGTGGCGGAGGCTGCGGATGTCCATCTCACGCTGGAAATCCCTGAGGAGCCGACGCTGGTTACCGGCGATCCGGATCAGCTGCAGCAGGTCTTCACCAATCTTGTCGAGAACGCCATCAAATATGGTGGCGATCAGGTCACCTTACGGCTCAAAACCCGCGACCGCGACCCCGCCGTGCGCGCCGCCGCCGTCCGGGTTGAGGTGATCGACAATGGCGCCGGGATCGACCCGGTCCATCTGCCCCGGCTTACGGAACGGTTCTACCGCGTCGATACGCACAGATCGCGTGAGCAGGGCGGCACCGGGCTGGGGCTGGCGATCGTCAAACATATCATCAACCGCCATCGTGGCCGGATGCGGGTGGAAAGCTCAGCTGCGACGGGCACGGTGTTCACCGTGATCCTGCCGCGCTGA
- the phoB gene encoding phosphate regulon transcriptional regulator PhoB has product MAADQPTVLVVEDELAQREVLSYNLEADGFRVLRAEHGEEALLIVEEDMPDIIVLDWMMPNLSGIEVCRRLKTRTETRNIPIIMLSARSEEVDKVRGLETGADDYVVKPYSVIELMARVRTQLRRVRPSTVGVRLEFDDIVLDAETHKVSRGEAPLKLGPTEFRLLSTFMEKPGRVWSREQLLDRVWGRDIYVDTRTVDVHIGRLRKALTQHGGSDPVRTVRGAGYALG; this is encoded by the coding sequence ATGGCTGCCGACCAACCCACCGTTCTGGTGGTCGAGGACGAATTGGCCCAACGCGAGGTGCTGTCCTATAATCTGGAGGCAGACGGCTTTCGCGTCCTGCGCGCCGAACACGGCGAAGAGGCACTGCTGATCGTCGAAGAGGACATGCCGGATATCATCGTGCTGGACTGGATGATGCCCAATCTGAGCGGGATTGAGGTTTGCCGCCGCCTGAAGACGCGCACCGAAACCCGCAATATCCCGATCATCATGCTCTCGGCCCGCTCCGAGGAAGTGGACAAGGTGCGCGGACTGGAAACCGGGGCGGATGACTATGTGGTCAAACCCTATTCCGTGATTGAGCTGATGGCCCGTGTGCGGACCCAGCTGCGCCGCGTGCGTCCCTCAACCGTTGGGGTGCGGCTGGAATTTGACGATATCGTGCTGGATGCCGAAACCCATAAGGTGAGCCGGGGCGAGGCGCCGTTGAAACTGGGGCCAACCGAATTTCGCCTGCTGTCGACCTTTATGGAGAAACCCGGCCGGGTCTGGAGCCGGGAGCAGCTGCTGGACCGCGTCTGGGGGCGGGACATCTATGTCGACACCCGAACCGTGGACGTCCACATCGGCCGTCTGCGCAAGGCGCTGACCCAACACGGCGGATCGGACCCTGTCCGGACAGTCCGCGGCGCAGGATACGCCTTAGGATAG